The Choristoneura fumiferana chromosome Z, NRCan_CFum_1, whole genome shotgun sequence DNA window tgagatgtactttggctacgaatcactaaaaagtgagaaataaagattttttttaacaaaaaagtaaaacaaactccaaaaaaaaacaaaaaatggaactgactacaaaacccttgaaaatatttttctaggtaggtacgtactagctcgaagttggtgactcagcacgacctagcaggagggattgaaacccatagtatgtaaaagaggtagacgactattgtcccattcctgctggctcgtgctgaggcaccgacttcgagctagtaggtacgtacctacccagaaaaatattttcaagggttttgtagtcagttctatttttgttattttttttatttttttgaagtcggtttcttttttgttaaaaagttttgtattataaattaatacgttataggtttcattgtttgatttttgttacaatgtcgcgatgaaatttcaaaacgtcagagcatcagagccaaaaaggttgcggacgctaggtggcgctgatgtcgtgacTTGATGTTTACTCAGTTCCCCAAGAGATGGCACTATGCAATGTATGGCAATTAAAATTGTCGTTTCATTTTGTTGtattaattaatcaattattcaattatattgGTTGATTGATATCCGTACCCCCTCTTCTAAACTaagagttaatttggcaaaatcatTCCTCAGTGGCTTATTCATGTCGTTCGAATGTCACACACAACGtacccttggagtggcaagcgtccgagtcccggcacacccttgtttggcacgcgaccggctcccggcagCCTGTCAAAAAACCCTTGAGTGCTTCGATCATCAATACGTAGTTCGTTCATCAAAgcttgagtggcaagcgaccggctcccggtcgttggcgggtgtcgtatttcactaataaatataaactggtagacctatatctcgcttgcttattctaGCAGaaagcgttcataaatagacaaggatggcatttattaacggccgcgacaacactacggaagaaatttcgttcttatcggGTTCGTTTTCGTAGGAGGGAACTCTTTATATTAAtcgttaatggcatcgacttgaaacttgataggtacctacagcaGATTTGTAGTTCGGATGATAATGGAAGCAGGTGTAGTCaataaaatagttataaattcttataaattaaaacctCAAAATATGTAACACGCGCTCCACTGTACATGCAGTCATCGTAAGATCGCtccattattatgtatttagccATTATATGTATTTGTGAACGTACAGTTTTGGCGGTCTAGACTATATTCCTCACATAATTGCTGcatacaaaatgaaaatgagcgatacgagtaggtaggtaggtggctaaccaatttaattaaatgataaGAATTGTTATTTGTACACTATAATTAAAAAGTCATGCTTCTTACGACGTTGCAGTGGTCGGCTTTGTTCGCCATATTcggtaaattatttattaattctacCCGCaagaaataatgtttttattgaattgataaaaaatatcacattttttcaaaaaaatacacgCATGCATCAAATATGAATTATTTTGTCTACTTCATTGTCACATAAATTTTACGTATTATTATAGTTACACTGCTGGTTTAGTTTTGACTTTGTATCACATGGGATAGCGATACCAATTTTACGTATTATTATAGTTACACTGCTGGTTTAGTTTTGGCTTTGTATCACATGGGATAGCGATACCAATTTTacgtattattattgttacacTGCTGGTTTAGTTTTGGCTTTGTATCACATGGGATAGCGATACCAATTTTACGTATTATTATAGTTACACTGCTGGTTTAGTTCAGGCTTTGTATCACATGGGATAGCGATACCAATTTTacgtattattattgttacacTGCTGGTTTAGTTTTGGCTTTGTATCACATGGGATAGCGATACCAATTTTACGTATTATTATAGTTACACTGCTGGTTTAGTTTTGGCTTTGTATCACATGGGATAGCGATACCAATTTTACGTATTATTATAGTTACACTGCTGGTTTAGTTTTGGCTTTACCAATTTTCATAGACAAATAGTATTCcgcattttcatgaaaatttgttCAGTGGCTTTTGtgtaaaacaataacaaaatccACCCTACATCATCCTCATTAGTAcaacaagttttgcttagtttgagactaggtaaattggtgtcaagtgtcccatgatatttgtttatttattaattatttagagTTTATTATGTACATATTATCTAACACCGTCCGCTTTACgcgaaacttttttccacgcacgaaTAAAACATGGAACCAGTGTCCTGGGACAGCGTTTTCGGAGCGGTACAGCTTGGGatcgttaaaaaaaatcgggcaagtgcgagtcggaatcgcgcaccgagggttccgtacacatttataggtatgtaagtaaacgggaatcgtgtcttgaagatatttctcgctttttccgagtgaattAAATCATCTAGtgcagtgattcccaaagtggtccaggtggacccccagggtccacgggagacttgctggggtctacgtaggcgtgaacaaaaatggggtccataagatgttaatggggtccacgaaaatgtatctgcttttgatagtaaagagccaaaatgtaagcatagtttttataagggctacctacattgttttaagtacctaactaagcagataatatttaatAGGCAAGCGACTagacagaactcagaagcgacacaatttttatttttggcgaCTACGACTTTAaaaatgtggtagaaatgtagcgcagggggtccaccgaaaccagtaaattttgaaagtggtccacgagaaaaataagtttgggaactactgatctagtgtatgcagagccctactcttaagcaaaatgtaggcagtgtggggtcagattatattggtctttgatatttacagacagacaaaaaatcaagattttcagacttttctagttggttgtgttataatagctaccttcataccaaatttgtAGGTTTTCATTCCCTTgcaagtttcgaaaatttgcggaaatttgcagcataaacggctgcatcttttgattgcgttggcttagaagttttttttttgggggacagtgtatttgatataaatttcagcttgatacctccacgaccacgcgttcccgagaaaaagggtctcgACGTcttgtcttgacagacagacagtcggacaaaaagtgatcctataagggttccgttttttccttttgaggtacggaaccctaaaaaaccggtcaagtgcgagtcgaactcgcgcacgcagagttccgtaccattatctatacaccattaaacattagcaaaaaaggcaaaaacaaacaagtttatgtatgggagcccccctttaatattcattttattttaatttgattatttatttttaaagtgattattctgtgaatatttcaagcctCTACCGGTTGCCGTTatttaatatcgagcaaaacacggcaaaaaaataacgttaaatatttattttatttgttgttatagcggccatagtaatacataatctgtgaaaatttcaagtgcatTTCTAGCTATTAcagcttaagagatagagccctgtgacagacggacggacagacagacagacagcggagtctaagtaatagggttccgttggcgacctttgggtacggaaccctaaaaccgagcctatcagtctctcaaagggccggcaacgcacctgtgatacccttTTGGCAGGGATTCATGGGCGGccgtgattgctttccatcaggtgatccgCATTATGTACGTTTTCCCCCTCTATTATCTATCTAGAGTTTTAGATACAATGTGATCAAAGCACATTTAGGTTCAGATAAAAACAAATGTGATCTTTGATGCTTTCACACGGACTCTTTTGtctgtcaaacaaaaaaatacaaagatggcGCCAGTGACGTCACTCTTTAGTAAAGTGTACGTAGGTAATACCTAAAGTACCTATAGATAAATATCAAAGGTAAATATGgtaaatacttacttatgttttttttaccgaaCAACTATAAAACGTACTATACGAGGTACCTATTATGAGTGGTTGTAAGTgtggcaaatgctgactgcaacagggTTTTATCGAGagtcacatacgaacttgtcaagatATAGATATgagaatttataatattggttatCGTTGAAGTAATTAGGTGCAAGTAACGCTTAACTAGATGATATTTATTCATTGCAGGTCATTGCCAGAGCCATGAAGCAGACATGGAGTTCAAACAATTCCCAGCCCCTGATGGTCACAGGTATTTTGAcaccatcccactaatattacattatgaatgcgaaagtttgtacataagtctgtttgtttgttactttatcacgtctaaaccattgcaccgatttagatgaaattcggtatactatacggatagtttgagtcccggagcgggtcagacataggatagtttttatcctggaaaatcgcatagttcccgcgggatagcgttaaacgaattctacgcagacggaatcgagggtaacggctagtttatcAATAATTCAAAGCCctgataaaaatactttttgctAACTTTTATTGTGTcaattagaaactttttttctgactgtactttttgctggCTGTATATCTACTTGCATTGTAGTCcgttattaagtatattatgtaggtattccaaatttcaatttaGTCCGACCACTACAAGGGAATCAAAACTAACTTGCAATatttcaaacaaacaaataaagtatCCGAggtgaagtgaaaaaaaaagcttgtataaatatTTCGTTAATAAGTAGGGAAGTGTCTCTTATGTTCGTTTTCGACTATTTTAGTTGTATTATTCTTTCTTGGGCTTTAAATTCAGTACTTACCATACAATCCCGTTTTAAAGATCTCAACTTCTAACTTTCTATCTCAGGCATCGTCCTGAAAGAACGCGAATGTGCGATCATCGTAGGTTCGCGCAAATTTTACTCGATGCCTCATACAAAACAAGTGaactttttcaaataaatatagatgtactagcttttaaccgtggctccgcccgcgtggtattcggttatcgcgcgctgttccctcggaaactgtgcatttttccgggataaaaattagcctatgtcactctcgggtccataaactatttctatgccaaaaatcaaaatcacgcgtgaaagacggacaaacacacaaacatacaaacacactttcgcatttataatattagtacctatagtatagtataatatagtataGAAGTATGGATTGACTAGGAACAAATAATATCGATATACGAACAAatgatattatttgttcgtagtgtattgaataatgttttgccgtcgtattttgtcggaaaagttagTATTTATCTCGTATTCTCAATTATCTTCAAAACATTATTCCATACATcattcgcacctttaaaattaaattgatataattcgaaattttctcatttttaaattcaacattagatatcatttaataatattgtgagtttcttgccggattcttctcaacagaggtttttccgaaccggtggtagatttttttttgacattcataagtgcttgttatggatgatgggtgacactctttcccagcccggataataccgggatggaaataccgaccctgtttttcgtgtacacgcctatagaagctcacgtcagtttctacgagtatgggcgtgtacacaaaaaacagggtcggtattatccgggcctgGAAAGTGTGTCACcctttgttatagcctaaattaaataaagatattttgactttgactttgacttcaaccagattgtgttatatttaaaatttatttcggaaatgtgaatatttcaaattgttacagtttcattttaaaggtgcgatatatttacttaaacctaaaaaagtaatttgtcactaataaaaaaacaaagcaaaaaATAGCTGGCATGCACACCTACGAGTAGTGGGGTGCAAATCCATGATTGTGTTCTAACTTAGTAGTAGTTCCCAAACTGTGCGTCGCTTACGCCCCGGGTGCCCGGACTTGACTCCTGTTCGCCTTCTTAGCATCGTTTTGCATGCGACCTACTTTGAAGCTAACGAACCTTCTTGACTCGCAGATGCGGCGTCTGCCCGACGTACATGCAAAAGATATGTGCGTTTGATATGAGCACCAATTCCACTTACATCTTCGACAACCACTGCATAATGGACCTGAAGAATTGCATAGAGGGAACTGGTATGTTGAATAACGCTCATTTAACAATTATTATCTATATATGCCTATACCTAGGTACTAAATTAGCTGTCAACGCGATTTCGGAcgcttaagcagcgtttccatcaataatgtgcgaggatgtgttgcgagggatgtgtttttcattaaccaatagaacgtttcatttacacatcctcacaaagcacatctctggtggaaagctGGTGgtggtaaatgaagcgtttctataggttaacatattcctcgcaacacatcatcgtaggtacatctctggtggaaacgctgctttaatatacctacttactacgtTTTCTACCTGTGTTAACTATCTTACtcccaaatttaaaaaaaaatactacaggTTTTATATccttctcctttttagggttccggagccaaaatggtaaaaacggaacccttatagttttgccatgtctgtctgtctatctgcccGTCCGAGGCTTTgctgaaagctgtaattttgcacggatatataattaaactatgccgacaaaatggttcaattaaaaattaaaaaaaatatattttagggtacctcccatacatagacgtaaagtgggggtgatatttttttcttatccaaccctatggggtatcgttggatagttcttttaaaaccattaggggtttgctaagacgatttttcgattcagtgatttgtttgcgaaatattcaacttaaattgcaaattttcattaaaatcgagcccccccccctctaaaatctaacccggtgggtggaaaaatttgaaaaaaatccggatggtattaagtatatcaatctttcaaggaaaactataacggctaagtttgcttgagaattattagtagtttgtgagtaaatgggccaatcaattattttaccaacactttgggcgtctcctgcgttaccaaaattgtctctggcgttaccaataaatcgtacttccaacaagatactTCACTGTTTAATCGGTTGAACTTACATAGGAtagcatgtattcatgtacaccatctattaaattacaaaaaaacatgtttactcacaaaaatctgcaatcgTTTggaaaatgtcgcggacagattagtgtctgtaaaaaagttgattggcccaaatagcagcctaaggtataaaatatacctaaacttgaaagattccgtataaaatacgaaatccttagaacaatattacttaattttttcgtaatggattCGGAACCCTggtttgggcgtgtccgacacgctcttggctgtttttttttattaggctAAAATGAAGTCACGTTTCTTTTTATCCCCGAACgtacagtaggtacttacaactaGAACGTGTGtatgtcgctcgggactcgtcggttttcttcgttttcctgaagattcacaTGAGAAAGGGAAATAAATCCGATCTTCTGTTTCGAGTTCCTAACGACATTAACAAACTAGTTTAATTATTTGGTCATTCGCATTTGCAGATTTCACCCCGCTCAACTATGAGCACTGTCTGTACTTCGGCAACTTCGCTTACGTTCACGGCTTCAAGTACGAGGATCAGGACTACGACGAATCCCACTTTATAGTCACGGGCAGCCACAAAAACCCAGATTTCgtttgaaaatattaaatatagctGGTGACCGCGGCTTGGCCCCccgtgtagtttttttttaattttctaaatcttttataagaaccttctcttgacaatagcaaacaacaaaataagaattagcgaaatcggtccagccgctcacgcgtgatgccgtgaccaagggaaatagcgattcatttttatatattaaagatTTATTGTTGgcatacttaaaaatatttcgagTCTTACCTACCTACCCCTTTCCGGCCGAGAAACTGTTTctccgattttttttctaaaatgtcAATTCATTATTGTGGTTCGTGAAACGATGATTCACGCGCGCTCAGGATAAGGTGCACGATTGTATCAAGCCGGTCGGAAAGGGCTACAGACAGGGTAGCCTACCTAATAGTTTTAACATCAAGGTATGAAGAGAGAAGAATCCAGAGGCAGATCTAAGAATAAGGGCTTTTTGGGCTGCAGTCCATGGCTCTATGAATTAAGGGCCCCCGACCtctattaacccttaataacgCCCC harbors:
- the LOC141426370 gene encoding uncharacterized protein isoform X1; translated protein: MLLTTLQWSALFAIFGHCQSHEADMEFKQFPAPDGHRCGVCPTYMQKICAFDMSTNSTYIFDNHCIMDLKNCIEGTDFTPLNYEHCLYFGNFAYVHGFKYEDQDYDESHFIVTGSHKNPDFV
- the LOC141426370 gene encoding uncharacterized protein isoform X2; the encoded protein is MEFKQFPAPDGHRCGVCPTYMQKICAFDMSTNSTYIFDNHCIMDLKNCIEGTDFTPLNYEHCLYFGNFAYVHGFKYEDQDYDESHFIVTGSHKNPDFV